A region of Sulfitobacter faviae DNA encodes the following proteins:
- the purL gene encoding phosphoribosylformylglycinamidine synthase subunit PurL, with product MQDPAITPDLIASHGFTPEEYAEVVNILGREPNYTEMGIFSAMWNEHCSYKSSKKWLRTLPTSGPQVICGPGENAGVVDIGDGQALVFKMESHNHPSYIEPYQGAATGVGGILRDVFTMGARPIAAMNALSFGRPDHPKTRQLVHGVVEGVGGYGNCFGVPTVGGEVRFDKAYDGNCLVNAFAAGLADADKIFYSAASGVGMPVVYLGAKTGRDGVGGATMASAEFDDTIEEKRPTVQVGDPFTEKRLMEATLELMATGAVISIQDMGAAGLTCSAVEMGDKGGLGVRLDLEKVPTREPHMTAYEMMLSESQERMLMVLRPELEAEAKAVFDKWDLDFAIVGETLPEDRFLICLDGEVKADLPLSKLASTAPEYDRPWVETPAAAALTDAPSIDPIEGLRALIGSVNHASKDWVYEQYDTMVMGDTVRLPGLGAGIVRVHGTDKALAFTSDVTPRYVKANPTEGGKQAVAEAYRNLCAVGAKPLATTDNLNFGNPEKPEIMGQFVGAIKGIGEAVGALDMPIVSGNVSLYNETDGKGILPTPTIGAVGLIDSLDQVISNQLRDGHVALMIGAAGSHLGQSALLAEAFDRAEGDAPHVDLGTERRHGEFIRAQASQISACTDLGDGGLALAAFELAETAGIGVEIESEDTATLFGEDQARYLVACTADAAETLIAAGKEAGVAVTAVGAFGGDKVSFGSASAPLSDLRTIYRTTFAQTFA from the coding sequence ATGCAAGATCCAGCCATCACGCCCGACCTCATCGCCAGCCACGGGTTCACCCCCGAGGAATACGCCGAGGTCGTCAACATCCTCGGGCGCGAGCCGAACTACACCGAGATGGGCATTTTCTCGGCCATGTGGAACGAACACTGCTCCTATAAATCCTCCAAGAAATGGCTCCGCACCCTGCCGACCTCCGGCCCGCAGGTGATCTGCGGCCCGGGCGAGAATGCAGGCGTGGTCGACATCGGCGATGGCCAAGCGCTGGTCTTCAAGATGGAGAGCCACAACCACCCCTCCTACATCGAACCCTACCAAGGTGCGGCGACCGGCGTCGGCGGCATCCTGCGCGATGTCTTCACCATGGGCGCGCGCCCCATCGCGGCGATGAACGCGCTGAGCTTCGGCCGCCCCGACCACCCCAAAACCCGCCAGCTTGTGCACGGCGTCGTCGAAGGCGTCGGCGGCTATGGCAACTGTTTCGGCGTGCCAACCGTTGGCGGCGAAGTGCGTTTCGACAAAGCCTATGACGGCAACTGCCTCGTCAATGCCTTCGCGGCGGGCCTCGCCGATGCCGACAAGATCTTCTACTCCGCCGCCTCCGGCGTGGGCATGCCGGTGGTTTACCTCGGTGCGAAGACGGGCCGCGACGGCGTCGGCGGCGCCACCATGGCCAGCGCCGAATTCGACGACACCATCGAAGAGAAACGCCCCACCGTTCAAGTCGGCGACCCCTTCACCGAAAAGCGCCTGATGGAAGCCACACTCGAGCTGATGGCCACCGGCGCCGTGATCTCAATCCAAGACATGGGCGCTGCGGGGCTGACCTGCTCTGCCGTGGAAATGGGCGACAAAGGTGGCCTTGGCGTGCGTCTCGACCTTGAAAAGGTCCCGACGCGCGAGCCGCATATGACCGCCTATGAAATGATGCTCAGCGAAAGCCAAGAGCGCATGCTCATGGTGCTGCGCCCCGAGCTTGAGGCCGAGGCCAAAGCCGTCTTCGACAAATGGGACCTCGATTTTGCCATCGTGGGCGAAACCCTCCCCGAAGACCGCTTCCTCATCTGTCTCGATGGTGAGGTCAAAGCCGATCTGCCGCTGTCGAAACTCGCCTCCACCGCGCCCGAATACGACCGCCCTTGGGTGGAAACACCCGCCGCCGCCGCGCTGACCGATGCGCCCAGCATCGACCCGATCGAAGGCCTGCGCGCCCTGATCGGCTCCGTGAACCACGCCTCGAAAGACTGGGTTTACGAACAATACGACACGATGGTCATGGGCGATACGGTCCGCCTGCCCGGCCTCGGCGCGGGGATCGTGCGGGTGCATGGCACCGACAAGGCGCTGGCCTTCACCTCTGACGTGACCCCGCGCTACGTCAAGGCCAACCCGACCGAAGGCGGCAAACAGGCCGTCGCCGAAGCCTATCGCAACCTCTGCGCCGTGGGCGCCAAACCCTTGGCAACAACCGACAACCTCAACTTCGGCAACCCCGAAAAGCCCGAGATCATGGGCCAATTCGTCGGCGCCATCAAAGGCATCGGCGAGGCCGTGGGCGCGCTCGACATGCCCATCGTTTCCGGCAACGTCTCGCTCTATAACGAGACCGACGGCAAGGGCATCCTGCCCACGCCCACCATCGGCGCGGTCGGCCTGATCGACAGCCTCGACCAAGTCATCAGCAATCAGCTGCGCGACGGCCATGTCGCCCTCATGATCGGCGCGGCGGGCAGCCACCTCGGCCAATCCGCTCTGCTCGCCGAAGCCTTCGACCGGGCCGAGGGCGACGCCCCCCATGTCGACCTCGGCACCGAACGCCGCCACGGCGAATTCATCCGCGCCCAAGCCAGCCAAATCTCCGCCTGCACCGACCTCGGCGACGGCGGCCTCGCCCTCGCGGCCTTCGAGCTGGCCGAAACCGCAGGCATCGGCGTGGAAATCGAAAGCGAAGACACCGCCACCCTCTTCGGCGAAGACCAAGCCCGCTACCTCGTCGCCTGCACCGCCGACGCCGCGGAAACCCTGATCGCCGCGGGCAAGGAAGCGGGCGTAGCGGTCACCGCCGTCGGCGCCTTTGGCGGCGACAAGGTCAGCTTCGGCAGCGCCTCCGCGCCCCTGTCGGACCTGCGCACGATCTACCGGACCACTTTCGCCCAGACCTTCGCCTGA
- a CDS encoding vWA domain-containing protein, producing the protein MAEDLPLDLPEDPKLAGNITHFARALRRAGLSIGPGRVVEAVEAVAAVGFTSRRDFYWTLHACFVSRPEQARVFAQIFRLYWRDPRYLEHMMAAMLPAIRGVQEDRPATPAEKRAAEALLDGAEAPKREDAPQPEETLVEVDASLTMSARERLRTLDFEQMSLAEMAEAKRMLAKLDLPVPPMPSRRNEAAARGQIDVARTMKAALRRGGEADRLYRKTPRARYPNLVVLCDISGSMSQYSRVILHFLHAVANRRGKGWAQVHGFTFGTRLTNITRHLATRDVDAALAAAGAQAQDWEGGTRIGAALAAFNRDWSRRVMGQGAVVLLITDGLDRDDPAELARQMQRLHLTARRVIWLNPLLRWDGFAPKAAGIRVMLPHVDSFRAGHSIASLEALAEAISRPDDAGEKARMLAGLNAEV; encoded by the coding sequence ATGGCCGAAGACCTACCTTTGGACCTGCCCGAGGACCCCAAGCTTGCGGGGAATATCACGCATTTCGCCCGCGCCCTGCGCCGGGCGGGGTTGTCAATCGGGCCGGGCCGGGTAGTGGAGGCGGTGGAGGCTGTCGCCGCCGTGGGCTTCACCAGCCGCCGCGATTTCTATTGGACGCTCCACGCCTGTTTCGTGAGCCGCCCCGAACAGGCGCGGGTCTTTGCGCAGATATTCCGGCTTTATTGGCGTGACCCGCGCTATCTGGAGCATATGATGGCCGCGATGCTGCCTGCGATCCGCGGCGTGCAAGAGGATCGCCCCGCCACGCCCGCCGAGAAACGCGCGGCAGAGGCCCTGTTAGACGGGGCCGAGGCACCGAAGCGGGAGGACGCGCCTCAGCCCGAGGAGACCCTCGTCGAGGTGGATGCAAGCCTGACCATGTCCGCGCGGGAGCGGTTGCGGACATTGGATTTCGAACAGATGAGCCTCGCGGAGATGGCTGAGGCGAAACGGATGTTGGCCAAGCTCGACCTGCCGGTGCCGCCGATGCCGAGCCGCCGCAATGAGGCGGCGGCGCGGGGGCAGATCGATGTGGCGCGCACGATGAAAGCGGCGCTGCGGCGGGGTGGAGAGGCGGACCGGCTTTATCGGAAGACACCGCGCGCGCGCTACCCGAACCTCGTTGTGCTGTGCGATATTTCCGGCTCGATGAGCCAATACAGCCGGGTGATCCTGCATTTTTTGCATGCGGTGGCCAACCGCAGGGGCAAAGGCTGGGCGCAGGTGCATGGTTTCACCTTTGGCACCCGGCTGACCAATATCACCCGGCATCTCGCGACCCGCGATGTGGATGCGGCGCTCGCCGCGGCGGGGGCGCAGGCGCAGGATTGGGAGGGCGGCACGCGTATCGGCGCGGCGTTGGCGGCCTTTAATCGAGACTGGTCGCGGCGGGTCATGGGGCAGGGGGCGGTGGTCTTGTTGATCACTGACGGGCTGGACCGGGACGACCCGGCAGAACTGGCGCGGCAAATGCAGCGGCTACATCTGACCGCGCGGCGGGTGATCTGGCTGAACCCGCTGCTTCGCTGGGACGGTTTCGCGCCCAAGGCGGCTGGCATTCGCGTGATGCTGCCCCATGTCGATAGTTTTCGCGCCGGGCACTCGATTGCATCTTTGGAAGCGCTGGCCGAGGCGATCTCGCGCCCCGATGATGCGGGGGAGAAGGCGCGGATGTTGGCGGGGTTGAACGCAGAGGTTTAG
- a CDS encoding AAA family ATPase produces MKNIDTIDAVQEMLSAEGYVCDRALGVVVFLSLTLGRPLFLEGEAGVGKTEIAKALAAGLGRRLIRLQCYEGLDASSAVYEWNFPAQMVAIRTAEAGGGADRRALTQELFSDDYLIERPLLQALRPDENGAPVLLIDELDRTDAPFEAFLLEALSDFQVTIPELGTIRAPEPPIVILTSNRTREVHDALKRRCLYHWVDYPDVAREMAILAARAPEAAEALSREVVAFVQQLRTEDLFKKPGVAETIDWAKCLLALDVTTLSPEVIADTLGAVLKYQDDIAKLQGSEAARILDQARASLAPS; encoded by the coding sequence ATGAAAAACATAGATACGATCGACGCGGTCCAAGAGATGCTGAGCGCTGAGGGCTATGTCTGCGACCGCGCGCTTGGGGTCGTGGTGTTCCTCAGCCTCACGCTGGGGCGGCCCCTGTTTTTGGAGGGCGAGGCGGGCGTCGGCAAGACCGAGATCGCCAAGGCGCTGGCCGCCGGTCTGGGTCGGCGGTTGATCCGGTTGCAATGCTATGAGGGGCTCGACGCTTCCAGCGCGGTTTACGAATGGAATTTTCCCGCTCAGATGGTGGCGATCCGCACGGCGGAGGCGGGTGGTGGCGCAGACCGGCGGGCGCTGACTCAGGAGTTGTTCAGCGACGACTACCTGATCGAACGCCCGCTGTTGCAGGCGTTGCGCCCGGATGAGAATGGCGCCCCGGTGCTGCTGATCGACGAGTTGGACCGCACCGATGCGCCTTTCGAGGCGTTCTTGCTGGAGGCGTTGAGCGATTTTCAGGTGACCATCCCCGAGCTTGGCACGATCCGCGCGCCCGAGCCGCCAATCGTGATCCTGACCTCGAACCGCACGCGTGAGGTGCATGACGCGCTGAAACGCCGCTGTCTTTACCACTGGGTCGATTATCCGGATGTGGCGCGGGAGATGGCGATCCTTGCTGCCCGCGCGCCTGAGGCGGCAGAGGCGCTTAGCCGCGAGGTGGTGGCCTTTGTCCAGCAATTGCGGACCGAGGATCTGTTCAAGAAGCCGGGCGTGGCGGAGACGATTGACTGGGCGAAATGCCTGCTGGCCTTGGATGTCACTACGCTCAGCCCCGAGGTTATCGCCGATACGCTGGGGGCTGTGCTGAAGTATCAAGATGACATCGCCAAGCTGCAAGGCTCTGAGGCGGCGCGCATTCTCGATCAGGCCCGCGCATCGCTGGCGCCTAGCTGA
- a CDS encoding glycosyltransferase family 2 protein codes for MRITAVTCVKNEGPFLLEWIAFNRVIGVTDFLFYSNDCSDGTDALLDVLARHGIVTHLPNPATNRNYQMQALKDARRHPIVTQADWVWIADVDEFLNIHVGDHRLPALITACGNPQAISLNFQFFANGGVEDFTDAPVIGQFTHSHNPDICCADTAIEVKTLVRRDFPLGYYGAHRPFHDDTKHQPHWTDGAGRQVPKPFRSAATKRRIRAFPARGARRFATLNHYALRSLDSYLVKNDRGDVNREHRAFDDSYWRDRNDAAWEDRSIQRYLPALQAEIDRLKALPGVADLHAASVAAHRARRDALLTDPSYREMQAQLREASPFCAAEARIRAEIGLT; via the coding sequence ATGCGCATCACCGCTGTCACCTGCGTCAAGAACGAAGGCCCGTTTTTGCTGGAATGGATTGCCTTCAACCGGGTGATCGGGGTCACGGATTTCCTGTTCTACTCCAACGATTGCAGCGATGGCACCGATGCCCTGCTCGACGTGCTTGCCCGCCACGGTATCGTCACCCATCTGCCCAATCCGGCCACCAATCGAAACTACCAGATGCAGGCGCTCAAGGATGCGCGGCGTCACCCCATCGTCACGCAGGCCGATTGGGTCTGGATTGCCGATGTGGATGAGTTTCTGAACATTCATGTCGGCGACCACCGCCTGCCCGCCCTGATCACGGCCTGCGGCAACCCGCAGGCGATCTCGCTGAATTTCCAGTTCTTCGCCAATGGCGGGGTCGAGGATTTCACCGACGCCCCCGTCATCGGGCAATTCACCCATAGCCATAACCCCGACATCTGCTGCGCCGATACGGCGATTGAGGTTAAGACCTTGGTCCGGCGAGATTTCCCCTTGGGCTACTACGGGGCGCACCGGCCCTTCCACGACGACACGAAGCACCAGCCGCATTGGACCGATGGCGCGGGCCGTCAGGTGCCTAAGCCCTTCCGCAGTGCCGCCACCAAACGCCGCATCCGGGCCTTTCCCGCCCGCGGTGCACGGCGCTTTGCCACGCTGAACCACTACGCATTGCGCTCGCTCGACAGCTATCTGGTCAAGAACGACCGTGGCGACGTGAACCGCGAACACCGCGCTTTTGATGACAGCTATTGGCGCGACCGGAACGACGCGGCTTGGGAGGATCGCTCCATCCAGCGTTACCTGCCTGCCTTGCAGGCCGAAATCGACCGCCTGAAAGCGCTGCCCGGCGTCGCCGATCTGCACGCCGCTTCCGTCGCCGCCCACCGCGCGCGCCGCGACGCGCTGCTGACCGATCCGAGCTACCGCGAAATGCAGGCCCAACTGCGCGAAGCCAGCCCGTTCTGCGCCGCCGAAGCGCGGATCCGCGCCGAGATCGGCCTCACATGA
- a CDS encoding sulfotransferase, translating into MTGPRIVNLGLPKTGTTTLTDALRHAGLKVADWRIRKGQSNSPEITGAHLGRIIYADYFASGDPLARLHEFDVINEMSAVRRDRSLWPQTDWGVLSAIQHHHPEVKFLLSHRDPAKTANSMMRWNNLGRRRLPQADVPGLPRGFGRDEAELARWIEGHFAFCRRVFAGCANFLEFDIEDPDARDKIANYLEIDLPWWGQSNTGKAEAE; encoded by the coding sequence ATGACAGGACCGCGGATCGTCAACCTCGGCCTGCCCAAGACCGGGACAACCACGCTCACGGATGCGCTGCGCCACGCCGGACTCAAGGTCGCGGATTGGCGCATTCGCAAGGGCCAAAGCAACTCTCCCGAGATCACCGGCGCGCATCTGGGGCGGATCATCTATGCCGATTACTTTGCCAGCGGCGACCCGCTGGCGCGGCTGCACGAGTTCGACGTGATCAATGAGATGAGCGCCGTGCGCCGTGACCGCAGTCTCTGGCCGCAGACAGATTGGGGCGTATTAAGTGCCATTCAGCACCACCACCCCGAGGTCAAGTTTCTGCTCTCGCACCGCGATCCGGCCAAGACGGCCAACAGCATGATGCGCTGGAATAATCTGGGCCGCCGACGCTTGCCACAGGCCGATGTGCCGGGGCTGCCCCGCGGCTTTGGCCGCGACGAGGCCGAGCTTGCCCGGTGGATCGAAGGGCATTTCGCCTTCTGCCGCCGTGTCTTTGCCGGTTGTGCCAACTTTCTGGAGTTCGACATCGAAGACCCCGATGCGCGCGACAAGATCGCAAATTATCTTGAGATTGACTTGCCGTGGTGGGGCCAAAGCAACACCGGCAAAGCGGAGGCCGAGTAA
- a CDS encoding glycosyltransferase family 2 protein encodes MKNEAPYIVEWVAYHRAVGFDNFLIYTNDCSDGTDAVLGRLQDMGILQHRNNDDWKGNSPQQHALNQALEEPLVRQAEWIAHIDVDEFVNIRTGNGRLEDFFAAAPEATNIAMTWRLFGHNGVTALSEAPVIGQFNHCAPSFCPKPHTAWGFKTMFRNLGAYGKLSCHRPNKLDEAAVSEVKWVNGAGHDMTRDALRNGWRSSRSNIGYDLLQLNHYALRSADSFLIKRQRGRALHVDRSIGINYWIRMDWNDHRDLSIQRNLPRLRAEMNHLLADAELRKHHQTGLDWHRAKAEELRQRPEFRDLYRHALNIKLTATERAAYALALDMES; translated from the coding sequence ATGAAGAACGAAGCGCCCTATATCGTCGAATGGGTGGCCTATCACCGCGCCGTGGGCTTTGATAACTTCCTAATCTACACCAATGATTGCAGCGACGGCACCGATGCCGTTTTGGGGCGTCTGCAAGACATGGGCATTCTCCAGCACCGCAACAACGACGATTGGAAAGGCAACTCCCCCCAACAACACGCGTTGAACCAAGCGCTGGAGGAACCGCTCGTCCGCCAAGCGGAATGGATCGCGCATATCGACGTGGACGAATTCGTCAACATCCGCACCGGCAACGGCAGGCTCGAAGACTTCTTCGCCGCCGCCCCTGAGGCCACGAATATCGCAATGACGTGGCGCCTCTTCGGCCACAACGGCGTGACCGCCCTGTCGGAGGCCCCCGTGATCGGCCAATTCAACCACTGCGCGCCGAGCTTCTGCCCCAAACCCCATACCGCATGGGGGTTCAAAACGATGTTCCGCAACCTCGGCGCCTATGGCAAGCTGTCCTGCCACCGGCCAAACAAATTGGACGAGGCCGCGGTATCCGAGGTCAAATGGGTCAACGGCGCGGGCCACGACATGACACGCGACGCGCTGCGCAACGGCTGGCGGTCCTCGCGCAGCAACATCGGCTATGACCTGCTACAGTTAAACCATTATGCCCTCCGGTCAGCCGACTCCTTCCTTATCAAACGCCAGCGCGGGCGCGCGCTTCATGTCGACAGATCCATCGGGATCAACTATTGGATCCGAATGGACTGGAACGACCACCGCGACCTGTCGATCCAGCGCAACCTGCCCCGTCTGCGCGCAGAGATGAACCACCTCCTCGCCGACGCCGAACTGCGCAAACATCACCAAACGGGCCTCGACTGGCACCGCGCCAAGGCCGAAGAACTGCGCCAGAGACCGGAGTTCCGCGATCTCTACCGCCATGCGCTTAACATCAAGTTAACCGCAACCGAACGCGCTGCCTATGCCCTTGCCCTTGATATGGAAAGCTGA
- a CDS encoding FkbM family methyltransferase codes for MKFPDDPAILRGRIRKLLRQNAYEAKESEAALRVVREGDRVIELGGGVGYMSTLVASKRNVASVHSFEANPNLIPYIRRVHAANGLSNAHVTNAILGPNPGKADFYVRDRILSSSLTRFIDEDPPEAHQIDVLDAAQVFAALTPSVLICDIEGAEVDLIPNLPLDTLRAAIIELHPQWIGPDGVNKVFAAFMRAGMAYYHRSSHNKVVAFRRSW; via the coding sequence ATGAAGTTTCCCGACGATCCGGCGATCCTGCGCGGGCGGATCCGCAAGCTGCTCCGACAGAACGCCTATGAAGCCAAGGAGAGTGAGGCCGCGCTGCGCGTGGTCCGCGAAGGCGACAGGGTGATCGAACTAGGCGGCGGGGTTGGCTATATGTCGACGCTGGTGGCCAGCAAACGCAATGTCGCCTCGGTCCATAGCTTTGAGGCGAACCCCAACCTCATCCCCTATATCCGGCGGGTCCACGCGGCCAATGGGCTGTCCAACGCCCATGTCACCAACGCGATCCTCGGCCCCAACCCCGGCAAGGCGGATTTCTATGTGCGCGACCGCATCCTGTCGTCTTCCCTGACCCGGTTCATAGACGAAGACCCACCTGAAGCCCATCAGATCGACGTGCTCGACGCGGCCCAAGTCTTTGCCGCCCTCACCCCAAGCGTATTGATCTGCGACATTGAAGGGGCCGAGGTCGATCTCATTCCCAATCTGCCCCTCGACACCCTCCGCGCCGCGATCATCGAATTGCACCCGCAATGGATCGGCCCCGATGGCGTCAACAAGGTCTTCGCCGCCTTCATGCGGGCGGGCATGGCCTACTATCACCGCAGCTCGCACAACAAAGTCGTGGCTTTCCGCCGTAGCTGGTAA
- a CDS encoding phosphoadenosine phosphosulfate reductase: protein MPRETPTIESSLADMPKRKWLRAIEAVAEEDGYFQSLGESHFSAFIERETTLLVTFETYQGMHALSDKAQPLGWDMVRNHDWSHLCLASDGDTWFRAEEVYAYFDRLIDDGFFDEFDQVLFYGAGPCAYAAAAYSVAAPGAAVVAIQPQATLNPRITEWDDRFADMRILDFTSRYGYAPDMLDAAERVFVLYDPRERLDAMHAALFTRANVTKLRMPFMGDALQTDLLEIDQLDPLLQAAAEGTLDAARFAALYRARRDYLPYLRNLSQAINTQGRELLLEALCANVSARMKAPRFARRLERIRARRKARVAEAATATG from the coding sequence ATGCCGCGCGAGACGCCCACGATCGAAAGCTCACTGGCCGATATGCCCAAACGCAAATGGCTGCGCGCGATTGAGGCCGTGGCCGAAGAAGATGGCTATTTTCAATCGCTGGGCGAAAGCCATTTTTCCGCCTTCATCGAGCGTGAAACGACCCTGCTCGTCACCTTCGAGACCTATCAAGGCATGCATGCGCTCTCTGACAAGGCGCAGCCTTTGGGCTGGGACATGGTGCGCAATCACGACTGGTCGCATCTGTGCCTTGCCAGCGACGGAGACACATGGTTCCGCGCCGAAGAGGTCTATGCCTATTTCGACCGGCTGATCGACGACGGCTTCTTCGACGAATTCGATCAAGTGCTCTTCTACGGCGCGGGCCCCTGCGCCTATGCCGCCGCCGCCTATTCCGTGGCCGCCCCCGGCGCGGCGGTGGTGGCAATCCAACCGCAAGCCACGTTAAACCCGCGCATCACCGAATGGGATGACCGTTTCGCCGATATGCGCATCCTCGATTTCACGTCGCGCTATGGCTATGCGCCCGATATGCTCGACGCCGCCGAACGGGTCTTCGTCCTCTATGACCCGCGCGAGAGGCTCGACGCGATGCATGCGGCGCTCTTCACCCGTGCCAATGTCACCAAATTGCGGATGCCCTTCATGGGTGATGCGCTGCAAACCGACCTGCTAGAGATCGACCAGCTCGACCCACTGTTGCAAGCCGCCGCCGAGGGCACGTTGGACGCAGCCCGCTTCGCCGCCCTCTACCGCGCGCGGCGCGATTACCTGCCCTATCTGCGCAACCTCAGCCAAGCGATCAACACCCAAGGGCGCGAACTGCTGCTCGAAGCGCTCTGCGCCAATGTCTCAGCCCGGATGAAAGCCCCTCGCTTTGCCCGCCGCCTAGAACGCATCCGCGCCAGACGCAAGGCCCGCGTGGCCGAGGCCGCGACCGCCACCGGATAG
- the pyrC gene encoding dihydroorotase — MTQSLTIRRPDDWHLHLRDGDMLRAVVPHSARDFARAIIMPNLVPPVVTGAQAAAYRDRIMAALPEGADFTPLMTLYLTEETDPDDVARAHAEGLIHAVKLYPAGATTNSASGVSNFDNVAPVLDRMAEIGLPLCTHGEVTDSEIDIFDREAVFIDRVLDPIRRAHPALRVIMEHITTAEASDYVRSNDSGLAATITTHHLVINRNHILAGGIRPHYYCLPVAKRETHRRALRQAATSGDPRFFLGTDSAPHTDGAKLQPCGCAGCFTAPNTMSILAQVFEEDGALDKLEAFTSLNGPAFYGLPPNETQITLRREAPQHPDSIDTPDGPVTVFDPGFDLHWTT; from the coding sequence ATGACACAAAGCCTCACGATCCGCCGCCCCGATGACTGGCACCTGCACCTACGCGACGGCGACATGCTGCGCGCCGTGGTCCCGCACAGTGCCCGCGACTTTGCCCGCGCCATCATCATGCCCAATCTCGTGCCCCCCGTGGTGACAGGCGCCCAGGCCGCCGCCTACCGCGACCGGATCATGGCCGCCCTGCCCGAGGGCGCGGATTTCACGCCCCTGATGACCCTCTACCTGACCGAGGAGACGGACCCCGACGATGTCGCCCGCGCCCATGCCGAGGGGTTGATCCACGCCGTCAAACTCTACCCCGCAGGCGCCACCACCAACTCCGCCAGCGGCGTGTCGAACTTCGACAATGTCGCCCCGGTGCTCGACCGCATGGCCGAGATCGGCCTGCCGCTGTGCACCCATGGCGAGGTCACGGACAGCGAGATCGACATCTTCGACCGCGAAGCTGTCTTCATCGACCGCGTGCTCGACCCGATCCGCCGCGCCCACCCCGCGCTGCGCGTGATCATGGAACATATCACCACCGCCGAGGCCTCCGACTATGTGCGCAGCAACGACAGCGGTCTTGCCGCCACGATCACCACGCACCACCTGGTGATCAACCGCAACCACATCCTCGCCGGTGGCATCCGCCCGCATTATTACTGCCTGCCAGTCGCCAAACGCGAGACCCACCGCCGCGCCCTGCGCCAAGCGGCCACTTCCGGCGATCCGCGCTTCTTCCTCGGCACCGACAGCGCGCCCCATACCGATGGCGCCAAGCTGCAGCCCTGCGGCTGCGCGGGCTGTTTCACCGCGCCCAACACGATGTCGATCCTCGCTCAGGTGTTCGAAGAAGACGGCGCGCTCGACAAGCTCGAAGCCTTCACCTCGCTCAATGGCCCCGCCTTCTACGGCCTGCCGCCAAACGAAACACAAATCACCCTGCGCCGCGAAGCGCCCCAGCACCCCGACAGCATCGACACGCCCGATGGCCCGGTCACGGTCTTCGACCCCGGTTTCGATCTGCACTGGACCACCTGA
- a CDS encoding orotate phosphoribosyltransferase: MIPTSHPSPQEMARLTARMLLEIGAVHFNAEEPFTLASGLPSPTYIDCRKLISHPRIRSTLMDFLAVTVMRDAGFEAFDNIAGGETAGIPFAAMVAERMALPMTYVRKKPKGYGRNARIEGEMTPGQRVLLVEDLTTDGGSKLSFVDAIRETGATCAHTAVIFHYGIFPQTEKTLGDHGVTLHALCTWWDVLAEARAQGAFDAATLTEVEAFLNAPRDWQESRKS, encoded by the coding sequence ATGATCCCCACCAGCCACCCAAGCCCCCAAGAAATGGCCCGCCTCACCGCGCGCATGTTGCTGGAGATCGGCGCGGTGCATTTCAACGCGGAGGAGCCCTTCACGCTGGCCTCGGGTCTGCCATCGCCCACCTATATCGACTGCCGCAAGCTGATCTCTCACCCGCGCATCCGGTCCACGCTGATGGATTTCCTCGCCGTCACCGTCATGCGCGACGCAGGCTTTGAGGCCTTCGACAATATCGCCGGGGGCGAGACGGCGGGTATCCCCTTCGCCGCCATGGTCGCCGAACGGATGGCCCTGCCGATGACCTATGTGCGCAAAAAGCCCAAAGGCTACGGTCGCAACGCGCGGATCGAAGGTGAGATGACGCCGGGCCAGCGCGTGCTGCTGGTCGAGGACCTCACCACCGATGGCGGCTCGAAACTCAGCTTCGTCGACGCGATTCGCGAAACCGGGGCGACCTGTGCCCATACGGCGGTGATCTTTCACTACGGCATCTTCCCCCAGACCGAAAAGACCCTTGGCGACCATGGCGTTACGCTCCACGCGCTCTGCACATGGTGGGACGTGCTGGCCGAGGCCCGCGCCCAAGGGGCCTTTGACGCGGCCACGCTGACGGAGGTCGAAGCCTTCCTGAACGCCCCGCGCGACTGGCAGGAATCCCGCAAAAGTTAA